A single genomic interval of Peribacillus sp. FSL H8-0477 harbors:
- a CDS encoding DUF342 domain-containing protein, with the protein MEIEKNEYFLLEELDHALYITMYQKGFSLLTFNELISKHPRINLNRFKELRTAITSGHGEKVHIGDFKPEIECTVAVDKMAAFITLNCTEEALRNERTYFTSEIINCLHNHSVKEGIMMDILSGQMAVNKEILIAKGIEPVHGQDAVITYFKRSVRKPTIREDGKADYYDLNFLDEVKMGDWLGEKIPATKGTPGKTITGEYVVQKNGKNKKLVFDQKTVEACEENGKVVLRALRDGVVETPGGKIQVGDHLIINGDVGVETGNIEFNGSITINGSVCENYSVKATKDVAIESEHGISHCDRIESVTGDIYIRGGIFGKGKSVVKAGKNIYVKHANECFLEALGTIHIGYYALGSHVKANHIIADEKNGKLIGGVIEARGKVKAAIVGNRLERKTIIQVAGFDRKKVEKDLKETLLEYKANILKMEQLKQKIEIFDSIEGETNVHQKFQYEQVKKTYDQIMVTIFQHDEKRRYLMDMLEIKGDGEVTIGQMAFPDTCLEIKSLQKNIKESTKGTFFAENNNMHFE; encoded by the coding sequence ATGGAAATTGAAAAGAATGAGTATTTTTTACTAGAAGAATTAGATCATGCGTTATACATAACTATGTACCAAAAGGGATTCTCCTTACTTACCTTCAATGAACTAATCTCTAAACACCCGCGCATTAATTTGAATCGATTTAAAGAATTAAGAACGGCCATTACTTCTGGTCATGGTGAGAAGGTACATATTGGTGATTTTAAACCAGAAATAGAATGTACAGTTGCTGTGGATAAAATGGCAGCGTTTATTACGTTAAATTGTACGGAAGAAGCTCTTAGAAACGAACGTACCTATTTCACTTCGGAAATTATAAACTGTTTACATAATCATTCAGTCAAGGAAGGAATCATGATGGACATCCTTTCCGGTCAAATGGCTGTTAACAAGGAAATTTTGATTGCAAAGGGAATAGAGCCCGTTCATGGACAAGATGCGGTTATTACTTATTTTAAACGCTCTGTTCGAAAACCTACAATCAGGGAAGATGGAAAAGCAGACTATTATGATTTAAATTTTTTAGATGAAGTAAAAATGGGGGATTGGCTGGGTGAAAAAATTCCAGCAACGAAGGGAACACCGGGGAAAACCATTACTGGTGAATATGTCGTCCAAAAAAATGGGAAAAATAAAAAGTTAGTATTTGATCAGAAGACTGTTGAAGCGTGTGAAGAGAATGGGAAAGTTGTTCTTCGGGCTTTAAGGGATGGTGTAGTCGAAACGCCTGGCGGGAAAATACAGGTTGGCGATCATTTGATCATTAATGGTGATGTGGGTGTTGAAACAGGTAATATTGAATTTAATGGAAGCATTACCATTAATGGATCCGTTTGTGAAAATTATTCTGTGAAAGCAACAAAAGATGTTGCCATTGAAAGTGAACACGGAATCAGTCATTGTGACAGAATTGAATCGGTTACGGGTGATATTTATATTCGAGGCGGTATCTTTGGTAAAGGAAAATCCGTAGTGAAGGCTGGAAAAAACATTTATGTTAAACATGCGAATGAATGTTTTCTTGAAGCTTTAGGAACGATACATATTGGATATTATGCGTTAGGCAGTCATGTAAAGGCTAATCATATTATCGCGGATGAAAAGAACGGGAAGTTAATTGGCGGGGTAATAGAAGCCCGTGGAAAAGTAAAAGCGGCTATAGTCGGGAACCGGCTTGAACGAAAGACAATCATCCAGGTTGCAGGGTTTGATCGAAAAAAGGTTGAAAAGGATTTAAAAGAAACGTTATTAGAATACAAAGCCAATATACTTAAGATGGAGCAGTTGAAGCAGAAAATAGAAATTTTTGATTCAATTGAGGGCGAGACAAATGTTCATCAAAAGTTTCAATATGAACAAGTAAAAAAAACCTATGATCAAATAATGGTTACGATTTTCCAACATGATGAGAAGCGCCGTTATCTAATGGATATGCTTGAAATCAAAGGAGATGGAGAAGTGACCATAGGACAAATGGCGTTTCCAGATACCTGTTTGGAAATTAAAAGCCTGCAAAAAAATATCAAAGAATCGACAAAAGGGACTTTCTTTGCAGAGAATAATAATATGCACTTCGAGTAA
- the spo0A gene encoding sporulation transcription factor Spo0A, which yields MDKIKVCVVDDNRELVSLLEEYISAKEDMEVIGVAHNGQDCLSLLESIEPDILILDIIMPHLDGLAVLEKLRDQRRNKMPSVIMLTAFGQEDVTKKAVDLGASYFILKPFDMENLAGHIRQVSGRESMLKKSSHFNYRSPVEQKPKNLDASITSIIHEIGVPAHIKGYLYLREAISMVYNDIELLGSITKVLYPDIAKKYNTTASRVERAIRHAIEVAWSRGNIESISTLFGYTVSMTKAKPTNSEFIAMVADKLRLEHKAS from the coding sequence GTGGATAAAATTAAGGTGTGTGTTGTAGATGACAACAGAGAGCTCGTCTCGTTATTGGAAGAGTATATTTCAGCCAAAGAAGATATGGAAGTAATTGGGGTTGCGCATAACGGACAAGATTGTTTGAGTTTATTGGAATCAATCGAACCCGATATCTTGATTTTGGACATTATTATGCCTCATTTAGATGGGCTGGCAGTTCTTGAGAAATTACGTGATCAGAGACGCAATAAAATGCCAAGTGTAATTATGCTTACTGCTTTTGGTCAAGAAGATGTAACCAAAAAGGCTGTTGATTTAGGCGCATCTTATTTTATTTTGAAGCCATTTGATATGGAAAACCTGGCTGGACATATCCGTCAAGTCAGCGGCAGAGAATCCATGTTAAAAAAATCCTCCCACTTTAATTATCGCAGTCCAGTAGAACAAAAACCCAAGAATCTTGATGCAAGTATAACGAGCATCATTCATGAAATCGGGGTTCCAGCTCATATCAAAGGGTATCTATATTTGCGAGAAGCTATATCCATGGTCTATAACGATATTGAATTACTTGGATCGATTACGAAAGTTCTTTATCCTGATATCGCTAAGAAATATAACACAACAGCAAGCCGTGTAGAACGGGCTATCCGTCATGCAATCGAAGTGGCGTGGAGCCGTGGGAATATAGAATCCATTTCAACGTTATTCGGATATACTGTGTCCATGACGAAAGCAAAACCTACTAATTCAGAGTTTATTGCTATGGTCGCTGACAAGCTGCGCCTCGAGCATAAGGCTTCTTAA